A stretch of the Arachis stenosperma cultivar V10309 chromosome 6, arast.V10309.gnm1.PFL2, whole genome shotgun sequence genome encodes the following:
- the LOC130935151 gene encoding protein transport protein SEC23 A: MANPTQPNVGYTTSNPDRQSPTPDKSPIPPPPPFASPPRFPPPILQLQQDQASSPSVKPPNSLSPANGVKSGSLVPHMSTPPGPPVFTSPVRPAAVPFRTSPASPQPLAFSSGSSLPTSSPPRFSNGSVELQHQVSDSIEDHLPAGESSFVLFSAHKVLKQKKQANVPSLGFGALVSPGREVSTGPQVIQRDPHRCQSCGAYANIYCNILLGSGQWQCVICRKLNGSDGEYIGHSKEDLHRFPELSSPMVDYVQTGNKGPGFVPVSDSRMSAPVVLVIDECLDEPHLQHLQSSLHAFVDSLPPTTRLGIVLYGRTVSIYDFSEESIASADVLPGDQSPTQESLKGLIYGTGIYLSAMHASLPVAHSIFSSLRPYKLNIPEASRDRCLGTAVEVALAIIQGPSADLSRGVVKRSGGNSRIVVCAGGPNTYGPGSVPHSFNHPNYPYMEKTAIKWMENLGREAHRHNTVIDILCAGTCPVRVPILQPLAKASGGVLVLHDDFGEALGVNLQRASARSAGSHGLLELRTSDDILITQVVGPGEESHVDTHETFKNDTAIYIQMLSVEETQSFSLSMETRGDIKSDYVFFQFAIQYSNVFQADISRVITVRLPTVDSISGYLESVQDEVAAVLIAKRSLLRAKSHSDAIDMRATIDERIKDIALKFGPQVPKSKLHCFPKELSLLPEILFHLRRGPLLGSIIGHEDERSVLRNLFLNASFDLSLRMVAPRCLMHREGGTFEELPAYDLAMQSDAAVVLDHGTDVFIWLGAELAADEGRSAAALAACRTLAEELTEFRFPAPRILAFKEGSSQARYFVSRLIPAHKDPPYEQEARFPQLKSLTSEQRTKLKSSFVHFDDPSFCEWMRSLKVVPPEPS; this comes from the exons ATGGCTAACCCAACACAACCTAATGTTGGGTATACCACTTCAAACCCGGATAGACAGAGTCCTACCCCTGACAAGAGTCCCATACCACCCCCTCCACCTTTTGCATCACCACCTAGATTTCCTCCCCCCATATTGCAATTGCAGCAAGATCAAGCTTCTTCCCCTTCGGTTAAACCCCCAAATTCGTTGTCCCCAGCCAATGGAGTTAAATCTGGCAGCCTTGTTCCTCACATGAGCACCCCGCCGGGGCCTCCTGTTTTTACATCGCCTGTCCGGCCGGCAGCTGTTCCTTTTCGCACATCACCTGCCTCGCCTCAGCCACTTGCTTTCTCTTCAGGATCATCTTTGCCGACTTCATCACCACCGCGATTTTCAAATGGATCGGTTGAGTTGCAACACCAAGTTTCTGATAGCATAGAGGACCATCTTCCCGCCGGGGAGTCATCCTTTGTTCTTTTCTCAGCTCATAAG GTATTGAAACAGAAGAAACAAGCTAATGTGCCCAGTCTGGGTTTTGGGGCATTGGTTTCTCCTGGGAGGGAGGTCTCAACAGGCCCTCAAGTTATTCAGCGTGATCCCCATCGATGTCAAAGCTGTGGAGCTTATGCAAATATATATTGCAACATATTGCTTGGATCAGGTCAGTGGCAGTGTGTTATATGTAGAAAATTGAATGGAAGTGATGGCGAGTACATTGGGCATAGTAAGGAAGATCTTCACAGATTTCCAGAACTATCTTCCCCGATGGTTGACTATGTTCAAACTGGGAACAAGGGACCTGGTTTTGTTCCAGTTTCAGATTCCAGAATGTCTGCCCCGGTTGTTCTTGTTATAGATGAATGCTTAGATGAACCCCACTTACAGCATCTACAAAGCTCCCTGCATGCTTTTGTTGATTCTCTCCCTCCAACAACAAGATTAGGAATTGTACTATATGGCCGTACTGTGTCAATATATGATTTTTCAGAAGAGTCAATTGCATCTGCTGACGTGCTTCCCGGGGACCAGTCACCAACCCAAGAATCTTTGAAAGGATTGATTTATGGTACTGGCATATACTTGTCAGCAATGCATGCCTCACTACCTGTAGCACATTCCATATTTTCATCATTGAGGCCCTACAAGTTAAACATACCAGAAGCTTCTAGAGATCGGTGCCTTGGAACTGCTGTTGAGGTTGCTCTTGCTATAATTCAGGGCCCATCTGCTGATCTGTCACGAGGGGTAGTTAAAAGATCAGGGGGCAATAGTAGAATTGTTGTCTGTGCCGGTGGACCAAATACTTACGGACCTGGATCAGTTCCTCATTCTTTTAATCACCCTAATTATCCATATATGGAAAAGACAGCAATAAAATGGATGGAGAATCTTGGTCGAGAGGCTCATCGACACAATACTGTTATTGATATTTTATGTGCTGGAACGTGTCCCGTAAGAGTTCCCATCTTACAACCTCTTGCTAAAGCATCAGGTGGTGTTTTGGTGCTCCATGATGATTTTGGAGAAGCCTTGGGTGTTAATTTGCAAAGGGCGTCTGCCAGGTCAGCAGGTTCTCATGGTTTGTTAGAATTGCGCACATCAGATGATATTCTCATAACTCAAGTTGTTGGCCCTGGGGAGGAATCACATGTAGACACCCATGAAACCTTTAAAAATGATACAGCCATTTATATTCAGATGCTAAGTGTTGAAGAAACACAGAGCTTCTCTCTCTCAATGGAAACTAGAGGAGATATCAAAAGTGATTATGTATTTTTCCAGTTTGCTATTCAGTATTCAAATGTGTTTCAAGCTGATATATCCAGGGTTATCACTGTTAGACTGCCCACTGTAGATAGTATTTCGGGATATCTTGAGAGTGTTCAAGATGAAGTTGCTGCAGTCCTAATTGCAAAAAGAAGTTTGTTACGAGCTAAAAGCCATTCAGACGCAATTGATATGCGGGCAACAATAGATGAAAGAATCAAGGATATTGCTCTAAAGTTTGGTCCTCAAGTACCCAAATCTAAACTTCACTGCTTCCCAAAGGAGCTTTCCCTTTTACCAGAGATCCTTTTCCATCTCAGGAGAGGACCACTATTAGGAAGCATTATTGGTCATGAAGATGAAAGGTCTGTGCTGAGGAACTTGTTTCTGAATGCATCCTTTGATCTGTCACTCCGAATGGTTGCTCCTCGTTGTCTAATGCACAGGGAGGGAGGAACGTTCGAGGAGTTACCAGCTTATGATCTTGCAATGCAGTCTGATGCTGCTGTTGTACTTGACCATGGCACTGATGTCTTCATTTGGTTG GGTGCTGAACTTGCAGCTGATGAAGGAAGAAGTGCTGCTGCTTTAGCAGCTTGCCGGACATTGGCTGAAGAGCTGACAGAATTCCGTTTCCCAGCGCCTCGTATACTTGCATTTAAG GAGGGTAGCTCGCAGGCTCGATATTTCGTCTCTCGCCTCATACCAGCACACAAAGATCCTCCTTATGAGCAG GAGGCAAGATTCCCGCAACTTAAGTCATTGACATCAGAACAGCGAACAAAGCTGAAAAGCAGTTTTGTTCACTTTGATGATCCTAGTTTCTGCGAATGGATGCGAAGCTTGAAAGTTGTGCCACCTGAGCCAAGCTGA